From the genome of Thermoflexus hugenholtzii, one region includes:
- a CDS encoding thiamine pyrophosphate-binding protein, which produces MSSVHGGRLVAKALKAAGVEVIFTLCGGHILPIYDGCLDEGIRIIDMRHEQAAVHAADAWARLTGRPGVAVVTAGPGVTDSVTGVANAFRANSPVLVIGGQGPFAQLGRGSLQEMDHVAVMRPITKWAGAVYETERIPEFIEVALRHAWSGRPGPVFLEIPLDVLFRFVDERHVNFPRFDRPVPRPGPAKAALEQAVGMLGEAERPVVMAGSAVRWCNAYSALARFVADLDLPLFTNGMARGTLPPDSPQFFQHARRKAFAQTDLLILVGGEFDFRLRFGQEIAATARVIHVDLEPTVIGHNRPVDLGLVGDIGEILEAWRQGMQARFPGRRFTAWREALRAVEAEQAAFWEQGKDATDVPIHPLRLCHELARFIDERTIVIGDGGDIVAAASRVLPVYRPENWMDPGPFGCLGIGAPFAIAAQLAYPDRRVLVLFGDGAFGFNGFEFDTAVRFGLPIMGVVANDAAWSQIRRPQIEMLGEARAVATALAPTRYDRVVEALGGYGELVERPEEIRPALERMAAARRPACLNVRTRPLPPGVLSARYF; this is translated from the coding sequence ATGTCCAGCGTGCATGGGGGACGGCTGGTGGCGAAGGCGTTGAAGGCGGCCGGCGTGGAGGTGATCTTCACCCTGTGCGGTGGCCACATCCTGCCCATCTACGACGGCTGTCTGGACGAGGGGATCCGGATCATCGACATGCGCCACGAGCAGGCGGCGGTCCATGCCGCCGATGCCTGGGCCCGCTTGACGGGACGGCCGGGCGTGGCGGTGGTCACCGCGGGACCGGGGGTGACTGACAGCGTCACCGGGGTGGCCAACGCCTTCCGGGCCAACAGCCCGGTGCTGGTCATCGGCGGGCAGGGGCCCTTCGCCCAGCTGGGCCGCGGGTCGCTGCAGGAGATGGACCACGTGGCGGTGATGCGGCCGATCACCAAATGGGCCGGCGCAGTCTACGAAACCGAGCGGATCCCGGAGTTCATCGAGGTGGCTTTGCGCCACGCCTGGAGCGGGCGCCCTGGCCCCGTCTTCCTGGAGATCCCCCTGGACGTGTTGTTCCGCTTCGTGGACGAGCGGCATGTGAACTTCCCCCGTTTCGACCGCCCTGTGCCGCGGCCCGGGCCGGCGAAGGCGGCGCTGGAGCAGGCGGTGGGGATGCTGGGCGAGGCCGAGCGCCCGGTGGTGATGGCCGGGAGCGCGGTCCGCTGGTGCAACGCCTACAGCGCCCTGGCCCGCTTCGTGGCCGACCTCGACCTCCCGCTGTTCACCAACGGCATGGCCCGCGGGACGCTGCCGCCAGACTCCCCCCAGTTTTTCCAGCACGCTCGCCGTAAGGCCTTCGCGCAGACGGATCTGCTCATCCTGGTCGGCGGGGAGTTCGACTTCCGGCTGCGGTTCGGGCAGGAGATCGCCGCCACCGCCCGGGTCATCCACGTGGACCTGGAGCCCACGGTGATCGGTCATAACCGCCCGGTGGACCTGGGGCTGGTGGGGGACATCGGGGAGATCCTGGAGGCATGGCGCCAGGGCATGCAGGCGCGCTTCCCCGGCCGGCGCTTCACGGCGTGGCGCGAGGCGCTGCGGGCCGTCGAAGCGGAGCAGGCCGCCTTCTGGGAGCAGGGGAAGGACGCGACGGACGTCCCCATCCACCCGCTGCGGCTGTGTCACGAGCTGGCCCGCTTCATCGACGAGCGAACCATTGTCATCGGGGACGGAGGGGATATCGTGGCGGCGGCCTCCCGGGTCCTCCCGGTCTACCGCCCGGAGAACTGGATGGATCCGGGGCCCTTCGGCTGTCTGGGAATCGGGGCGCCCTTCGCCATCGCCGCCCAGCTGGCTTATCCGGACCGCCGGGTGCTGGTGCTGTTCGGGGACGGGGCCTTCGGCTTCAACGGGTTCGAGTTCGACACCGCGGTCCGCTTCGGGCTGCCGATCATGGGCGTGGTGGCCAACGACGCGGCCTGGAGCCAAATCCGGCGGCCCCAGATCGAGATGCTGGGGGAAGCCCGGGCGGTGGCCACCGCGCTCGCGCCCACCCGCTATGACCGGGTGGTGGAAGCCCTCGGGGGATACGGGGAGCTGGTGGAGCGGCCGGAGGAGATCCGGCCTGCCCTGGAGCGGATGGCCGCGGCCCGCCGCCCGGCCTGCCTGAACGTCCGCACCCGGCCTCTGCCGCCGGGCGTGCTCTCCGCTCGGTATTTCTAA
- a CDS encoding metal ABC transporter solute-binding protein, Zn/Mn family has protein sequence MRWGGWALWLALAVSGIVACAPVERRARAAELAQRPIRVVATTTLVADLVRRIGGDRVEVAALMGPGVDPHLYKARESDVWKLMRADLIVYHGLHLEARMADVLAGMSRWAPVVAVGEAIPPEDLRYPPGFEGTPDPHIWFDVRLWMRAAEAVAQALRDLDPAHADLYAARLHAYQRELEDLDAWIRSEVARIPPEQRVLITSHDAFGYFGRAYGFEVRALQGISTAAEAGLADVQALADFIARRRIRAIFVETSVPFRYLEAVQEAVRARGWAVRVLGPLYSDALGDPNSPQGTYAGMMRYNVETITRGLLEPLPSEERR, from the coding sequence ATGCGATGGGGCGGGTGGGCGCTCTGGCTCGCGCTGGCGGTGAGCGGGATCGTCGCCTGCGCTCCGGTGGAGCGGCGGGCCCGCGCGGCGGAGCTCGCGCAGCGTCCCATCCGCGTGGTGGCCACCACCACCCTGGTCGCGGACCTGGTTCGGCGGATCGGGGGCGATCGGGTGGAGGTGGCCGCGCTGATGGGGCCGGGGGTGGATCCCCATCTCTACAAGGCGCGGGAAAGCGACGTGTGGAAGCTGATGCGGGCGGATCTGATCGTTTACCATGGCCTGCATCTGGAGGCTCGCATGGCCGACGTCCTGGCCGGGATGTCCCGCTGGGCCCCGGTGGTCGCCGTTGGGGAGGCGATCCCGCCGGAGGATCTCCGCTATCCTCCAGGGTTCGAGGGCACCCCGGATCCCCACATCTGGTTCGATGTCCGCCTCTGGATGCGGGCGGCGGAGGCGGTGGCGCAGGCGTTGAGGGATCTCGATCCCGCCCACGCCGATCTCTACGCGGCCCGGCTGCATGCCTACCAGCGCGAGCTGGAGGATCTGGACGCCTGGATCCGTTCGGAGGTGGCGCGGATCCCTCCTGAGCAACGGGTGCTGATCACCTCCCACGATGCTTTCGGCTACTTCGGTCGGGCTTACGGTTTCGAGGTCCGCGCCCTTCAGGGGATCAGCACCGCTGCGGAGGCGGGCCTGGCGGACGTCCAGGCCCTTGCCGATTTCATCGCCCGCCGGCGGATCCGGGCGATCTTCGTGGAGACCAGCGTGCCTTTCCGTTACCTGGAGGCTGTTCAGGAGGCGGTGCGGGCGCGTGGATGGGCGGTGCGGGTCCTCGGGCCGCTGTATTCCGATGCCCTGGGCGACCCCAACTCCCCGCAGGGCACGTATGCGGGGATGATGCGCTACAACGTGGAGACCATCACCCGTGGGCTGCTGGAGCCTCTGCCTTCGGAGGAACGGCGATGA
- a CDS encoding metal ABC transporter ATP-binding protein encodes MIRKEWAIEVEDLTVMYGDRPALWDVDWRVPRGVRMAVVGPNGAGKTTLLRALMGLVRPVSGSITLFGRPPAEVRRRIGYVPQRTAVDWDFPATVLDVVLMGRYVHLGWFRRPGPADRERALEALAQVGMDHLADRQIGELSVGQQQRVFVARALAQDADLYLMDEPFAGVDAVTEQALAAVLQRLHAAGRTIVVVHHDLQTVPTYFDWVTLLNVRCVASGPVAEVFTVENLNRTYQGAAAGLPVALS; translated from the coding sequence ATGATCCGGAAGGAGTGGGCGATCGAAGTGGAGGATCTCACCGTGATGTATGGGGATCGCCCGGCCCTCTGGGATGTGGACTGGCGGGTTCCCCGAGGGGTGCGGATGGCTGTGGTCGGCCCCAACGGGGCCGGGAAGACCACGCTCCTGCGGGCCCTGATGGGTCTGGTCCGCCCGGTTTCCGGATCCATCACCCTGTTCGGGCGCCCTCCCGCGGAGGTCCGCCGCCGCATCGGCTACGTCCCCCAGCGCACCGCGGTGGACTGGGATTTCCCGGCCACGGTCCTGGATGTGGTGTTGATGGGCCGCTATGTCCACCTGGGCTGGTTCCGCCGGCCGGGCCCGGCGGATCGGGAACGGGCCCTGGAGGCGTTGGCCCAGGTGGGGATGGACCACCTGGCCGACCGGCAGATCGGCGAGCTCTCCGTAGGCCAGCAGCAGCGGGTGTTCGTGGCCCGGGCTCTGGCCCAGGACGCCGATCTCTACCTGATGGACGAGCCCTTCGCCGGCGTGGATGCGGTCACCGAACAGGCCCTGGCGGCGGTCCTGCAGCGCCTCCATGCGGCCGGCCGCACCATCGTGGTGGTGCACCACGATCTCCAGACCGTGCCGACCTATTTCGACTGGGTGACCCTCCTCAACGTCCGTTGCGTCGCCAGCGGACCGGTGGCGGAGGTGTTCACCGTGGAGAACCTGAACCGGACCTATCAGGGAGCGGCCGCCGGTCTTCCGGTCGCTCTCTCCTAA
- a CDS encoding metal ABC transporter permease has protein sequence MIPELFQDPTFWTVALGSSLLSGVAGALGVFAVLRRESLIGDVMSHAALPGLVLAFLITGSRELPPLLLGAALSSGIGALLAVQIPRRSRIKPDAALGLVLSVFFGMGMVGLTVAQQRPTAAQAGLDRFLFGQAATMLRRDVAAIAIAAFLVLVFLLLLWKEWKLLAFDPIFAQACGLPVGTLEVLLAALMVLTVAIGLPAVGVTLMSALLVAPAAAARQWTDRLERMVVLAGGFGALSGGLGTLMSAGVGRLPTGPLIVLVACGLALLSLLIAPRRGLLRRWYLHRRKSHARPAG, from the coding sequence ATGATTCCGGAACTGTTTCAGGATCCCACGTTCTGGACGGTCGCCCTGGGTTCCAGCCTGCTCAGTGGAGTGGCGGGGGCCCTGGGGGTCTTCGCCGTGCTCCGCCGGGAGAGCTTGATCGGGGATGTGATGAGCCACGCCGCGCTGCCCGGCCTCGTCCTCGCTTTCCTGATCACCGGCAGTCGGGAGCTTCCGCCCTTGCTCCTCGGCGCGGCCCTCTCCTCCGGAATCGGCGCCCTCCTCGCCGTGCAGATCCCCCGGCGCTCCCGCATCAAGCCGGACGCCGCCCTGGGCCTGGTCCTCTCCGTGTTCTTCGGGATGGGGATGGTGGGGCTGACGGTGGCCCAGCAGCGGCCGACGGCCGCTCAGGCCGGCCTGGATCGCTTTCTCTTCGGCCAGGCCGCAACGATGCTCCGACGGGATGTGGCGGCCATCGCCATAGCGGCCTTCCTCGTTCTGGTTTTCCTGCTCCTCCTGTGGAAGGAATGGAAGCTCCTCGCCTTCGATCCGATCTTCGCACAGGCCTGCGGCTTGCCGGTGGGGACTCTGGAGGTCCTCCTCGCCGCCCTCATGGTGCTCACGGTGGCCATCGGCCTGCCTGCGGTGGGGGTGACGCTGATGAGCGCCCTGCTGGTGGCCCCGGCGGCCGCCGCCCGCCAGTGGACGGACCGTCTGGAGCGGATGGTGGTCCTCGCCGGAGGGTTCGGCGCCCTCTCCGGCGGGCTGGGGACGCTGATGAGCGCGGGGGTCGGCCGTCTGCCCACCGGCCCGCTTATCGTCCTGGTGGCCTGCGGGCTGGCTTTGCTCTCCCTCCTGATCGCGCCGCGCCGTGGGCTTCTGCGCCGCTGGTATCTGCACCGGAGGAAGTCCCATGCTCGCCCCGCAGGTTGA
- a CDS encoding metal ABC transporter permease has protein sequence MLAPQVEIILVAALAGAACALPGAFLLLRRMVLIGDAISHSVLLGIVAAFLIIRDLRSPFLLLGAAGAGVLTVGWVDALLRSGRLKEDAAIGLVFPAMFSLGVVLIARGAGSIHLDLDAVLLGELAFAPFDRLTWGGWDLGPRGIWVMGTLLVLHILFILAFYKELQLTAFDPDLAHVFGFRPAWLHYAWMALTSLTVVAAFDVAGVVLVVAMLVAPPATAYLLTDRLDRMLLGSVGLGVAMAMGGYGFANALDVSIAGAMATAGGLLFALAWIGGPRHGWIARRRQATQRRWRLAQQLLAVHLLSHEGTPAEAEECALAHLPEHLRWKPGFTAAVIRRAEEAGWVIREGERLRLTEAGRQAAREALMEGEWVFLLR, from the coding sequence ATGCTCGCCCCGCAGGTTGAGATCATCCTGGTGGCCGCCCTGGCTGGGGCCGCCTGCGCCCTGCCGGGGGCCTTCCTGCTGCTGCGCCGGATGGTCCTCATCGGCGATGCCATCAGCCATTCGGTCCTCCTGGGGATCGTGGCGGCTTTCCTGATCATCCGGGATCTCCGCTCCCCGTTTCTGCTGCTCGGCGCGGCCGGCGCGGGGGTGCTGACGGTGGGGTGGGTGGACGCCCTGTTGCGGAGCGGGCGGCTCAAGGAGGACGCAGCCATCGGCCTGGTGTTCCCGGCGATGTTCAGCCTGGGGGTGGTGCTGATCGCCCGCGGCGCGGGTTCCATCCACCTGGACCTCGATGCGGTCCTGCTGGGGGAGCTGGCCTTCGCGCCCTTCGATCGCCTGACATGGGGTGGATGGGATCTGGGTCCCCGGGGCATCTGGGTGATGGGGACGCTGCTCGTCCTGCATATCCTCTTCATCCTCGCTTTCTACAAAGAGCTCCAGCTCACCGCCTTCGATCCGGATCTCGCCCATGTCTTCGGGTTCCGGCCGGCCTGGTTGCACTACGCGTGGATGGCCCTGACCTCCCTCACGGTGGTGGCGGCTTTCGACGTCGCCGGGGTGGTGCTGGTGGTGGCGATGCTGGTGGCTCCGCCGGCGACGGCTTACCTCCTGACCGATCGCCTGGATCGCATGCTCCTCGGATCCGTCGGGCTGGGGGTGGCGATGGCGATGGGCGGATATGGCTTCGCCAATGCCTTGGATGTCTCCATCGCGGGCGCCATGGCGACGGCGGGAGGTCTCCTGTTCGCCCTGGCCTGGATCGGGGGGCCGCGCCACGGGTGGATCGCGCGGCGCCGTCAGGCGACGCAGCGACGCTGGCGCCTGGCTCAGCAGTTGTTGGCGGTCCATCTGCTGAGCCATGAGGGCACCCCGGCGGAGGCAGAGGAGTGCGCCCTCGCCCATCTCCCGGAGCATCTGCGCTGGAAGCCCGGCTTCACGGCTGCGGTGATCCGGCGGGCGGAGGAGGCGGGGTGGGTGATCCGGGAGGGCGAACGCCTCCGCCTGACGGAGGCGGGGCGTCAGGCGGCCCGGGAAGCGCTTATGGAGGGAGAGTGGGTGTTCCTGTTGCGGTGA
- a CDS encoding class I SAM-dependent methyltransferase, which yields MIVPPLSKWTLVLLQAFFRWLYHEGAWAYEGVAALVSMGRWTHWVTRVLDQVEGTRVLELGHGPGHLLAAMARQGLHPVGLDPSPAMGRCARRRTGASVPLVRGRAQALPFRDGSFDTVVTTFPAPFIREPRT from the coding sequence ATGATCGTTCCGCCTTTATCGAAGTGGACCCTCGTCCTATTGCAGGCCTTTTTCCGCTGGCTGTATCACGAAGGGGCGTGGGCCTACGAGGGGGTGGCGGCGCTGGTCTCGATGGGGCGCTGGACGCACTGGGTGACCCGGGTCCTGGATCAAGTGGAGGGAACCCGGGTGCTGGAGCTCGGCCACGGCCCGGGGCATCTCCTCGCCGCGATGGCCCGCCAGGGCCTCCACCCCGTCGGCCTGGATCCCTCCCCGGCGATGGGACGGTGCGCCCGTCGGCGGACAGGCGCATCGGTTCCTCTGGTGCGGGGACGCGCCCAGGCGCTTCCCTTCCGGGACGGATCCTTTGACACAGTGGTGACCACCTTCCCGGCCCCCTTCATCCGGGAACCCCGCACCTAG
- a CDS encoding DNA methyltransferase, which translates to MRAWISSSPPPPYWHIKDYGVKGQIGYGQTLHEYLMDLSRVWREAWRVLRPGRRLCINIGDQFARAVIYGQYKVIPLHAEIIAQCEVIGFDYMGAIIWQKKTTMRTTGGAVVMGSFPYPPNGIVELDYEFILLFKKPGRSEPVPPEIREASRMTREEWKAFFSGHWSFGGERQTLHEAMFPDELPRRLIRMFSFIGETVLDPFLGSGTTVKVALDLGRKAIGYEIQPAFEPIIRQKLGLHASALFAPSVRILRREQEQPPVDPPPDYIPRVKDAQPRVDPGLLCFDEEATFRVVAVLDEHTLQLQNGLVVQLLGIRVPPERREAAIHYLQKFVLGKPVHLRFDQPPEGKNAPMPAYLYLTNRLFVNRKMIEMGLADADRSTFHRYRERFLAAEERRTAIL; encoded by the coding sequence ATGAGAGCGTGGATCTCATCGTCACCTCCCCCCCCATACTGGCATATCAAGGACTACGGCGTAAAGGGCCAGATTGGCTACGGGCAAACCCTCCACGAGTATCTAATGGATCTCAGCCGGGTCTGGCGGGAGGCATGGCGGGTCTTGCGGCCGGGTCGCCGTCTGTGCATCAACATCGGGGATCAGTTCGCGCGGGCCGTCATTTACGGCCAGTATAAAGTGATCCCGCTCCATGCGGAGATCATCGCCCAGTGCGAGGTCATCGGCTTCGACTACATGGGAGCGATCATCTGGCAGAAGAAAACCACGATGCGCACCACCGGCGGGGCAGTGGTCATGGGCTCCTTCCCCTATCCCCCGAACGGGATCGTGGAGCTGGATTATGAGTTCATTCTGCTGTTCAAAAAGCCCGGTCGGTCGGAGCCGGTTCCTCCAGAGATCCGGGAGGCCTCCCGGATGACACGGGAAGAATGGAAGGCTTTCTTCAGCGGCCACTGGTCTTTCGGCGGTGAGCGTCAGACCCTTCACGAGGCCATGTTCCCGGACGAGCTGCCTCGCCGGCTGATCCGGATGTTCTCGTTCATTGGAGAGACCGTGCTGGATCCCTTCCTGGGCAGCGGCACAACGGTGAAGGTGGCCCTCGACCTGGGTCGGAAGGCCATCGGCTATGAGATCCAGCCGGCCTTCGAGCCGATCATCCGCCAGAAGCTGGGCCTTCATGCGTCGGCGCTGTTCGCGCCCTCAGTGCGGATCCTCCGGCGGGAGCAGGAACAGCCGCCGGTCGATCCGCCTCCGGATTACATCCCCCGTGTGAAGGACGCCCAGCCGCGGGTGGACCCCGGCCTCCTATGCTTCGATGAAGAAGCCACCTTCCGGGTGGTGGCGGTCCTGGATGAGCACACCCTGCAGCTTCAGAACGGGCTGGTGGTGCAGCTGCTCGGAATCCGGGTGCCTCCGGAGCGTCGTGAGGCGGCGATCCATTATTTGCAAAAGTTCGTGTTGGGCAAGCCCGTCCACCTGCGCTTTGATCAACCTCCTGAAGGAAAAAACGCGCCGATGCCGGCTTATCTCTATCTGACGAATCGGCTTTTCGTGAACCGCAAGATGATTGAGATGGGGCTGGCGGATGCCGATCGCTCAACCTTCCATCGGTATCGCGAGCGGTTCCTCGCTGCGGAGGAGCGACGGACTGCGATCCTCTAA
- a CDS encoding MjaI family restriction endonuclease — translation MLNIAFNRWQFNRPRYVGRLSESIQACAPRTLEDWERYYFENVRPEGPLLGHDMREHLAEVARRLYVKISEQLRAEIQVKPITDQQAPEAHRWHEWMGRSHARFQQEQGGKVFVVFSITEKGGRKRIWNEEVVEAIREELGRLRAEAGEGPDHGA, via the coding sequence GTGCTGAACATCGCCTTCAACCGCTGGCAGTTCAACCGCCCTCGCTATGTCGGCCGGCTGTCCGAATCGATCCAAGCCTGTGCTCCACGCACCCTGGAGGACTGGGAGCGCTATTACTTCGAGAACGTCCGTCCGGAAGGACCTCTTCTGGGCCATGATATGCGGGAGCATCTCGCGGAGGTCGCTCGCAGGCTCTACGTGAAGATCAGCGAGCAGCTCCGGGCTGAAATCCAGGTGAAGCCTATCACTGACCAGCAGGCCCCGGAGGCCCACAGATGGCATGAGTGGATGGGGCGATCCCACGCGCGTTTCCAGCAGGAGCAGGGTGGGAAGGTCTTTGTGGTGTTCTCCATCACCGAGAAGGGCGGTCGGAAGCGGATTTGGAATGAGGAGGTGGTGGAGGCGATCCGGGAGGAGCTCGGCCGGCTTCGCGCGGAAGCCGGCGAAGGACCGGATCATGGCGCGTAG
- the prmA gene encoding 50S ribosomal protein L11 methyltransferase, giving the protein MRWLEISVRVPTELADNIAEILSRYAPHGIAYDYGPIEADEADWERPRRPPPVLTVRAYLPMVGDWETARQRIEEGFWHLRQILPFPPPQFRELDETSWEEAWKAHYDVLRVGPFVIKPSWRTARLEPGDVLIELDPGMAFGTGTHPTTRMCLQALAEWLRPGDRILDLGTGSGILAIAAARRGAGRVWALDIDPVAVQVARENVERNGVADRVEVIQGSLEEARALRERFDGIVANIVAPVIGRFCEQGIAHLLRPGGWIVVSGFFQGEQEGTVRQALEAAGLTVARRWAEESWAALGARREMEARYAP; this is encoded by the coding sequence ATGCGCTGGCTGGAGATCTCGGTGCGGGTGCCCACGGAGCTGGCGGACAACATCGCGGAGATCCTCTCCCGCTACGCGCCCCACGGCATCGCCTACGATTACGGCCCCATCGAGGCCGATGAGGCGGACTGGGAACGCCCTCGCCGGCCCCCACCGGTGCTCACGGTGCGGGCCTACCTGCCGATGGTTGGAGACTGGGAGACGGCGCGGCAACGCATCGAGGAGGGGTTCTGGCATCTGCGTCAGATCCTCCCCTTTCCCCCACCGCAGTTCCGGGAGCTGGATGAAACCTCGTGGGAGGAGGCGTGGAAAGCCCACTACGATGTGCTGCGGGTGGGCCCCTTCGTGATCAAGCCCAGCTGGCGGACCGCGCGGCTGGAGCCGGGGGATGTGCTCATCGAGCTGGATCCGGGGATGGCCTTCGGGACCGGCACCCATCCCACCACGCGGATGTGCCTGCAGGCCCTGGCGGAGTGGCTCCGGCCCGGCGATCGGATCCTGGACCTGGGCACCGGGTCCGGGATCCTGGCCATCGCCGCTGCCCGGCGGGGGGCAGGCCGGGTGTGGGCGCTGGACATCGACCCGGTGGCCGTGCAGGTGGCGCGGGAGAACGTGGAGCGCAATGGAGTAGCGGACCGGGTGGAGGTCATCCAGGGCTCCCTGGAGGAGGCCCGCGCCCTGAGGGAGCGGTTCGATGGGATCGTGGCCAACATCGTGGCCCCGGTGATCGGCCGTTTCTGTGAGCAAGGGATCGCCCACCTGCTGCGGCCGGGGGGATGGATCGTGGTCTCGGGGTTCTTCCAGGGAGAGCAGGAAGGGACCGTCCGTCAGGCCCTGGAGGCCGCCGGCCTCACCGTGGCGCGCCGCTGGGCCGAGGAGAGCTGGGCCGCCCTGGGGGCGCGGCGGGAGATGGAGGCCCGCTACGCGCCATGA
- the dnaJ gene encoding molecular chaperone DnaJ, with protein sequence MATFRKDYYEILGVPRNATLEEIKQAYRRLARQYHPDVNKSPDAEEKFKEINEAYAVLSDEEKRRIYDMYGHAGLEGRGLRPESADFTDLFADLFEDLFGFGVRTRARRAPRRGADLQTEVTLTFEEAARGVEKDVEVVRHEPCPRCRGNGAEPGTGPARCPTCGGIGEVRRVSQSFLGSFVQVTTCPTCQGAGEVIATPCRECGGEGRVLTRRRLAVRIPAGVDDGMQIRIPGEGEPGENGGPPGNLYVQVKVQPHPYFRRRGDDLIVQVAINVAQAALGDRIPVPTLEGEELVEIPPGTQPGHVIRLRGRGIPHLRRNGRGDLLVVVQVEIPTRLTPEQRRLFQELARTLPAGGAQKPEKGFLERLRELLGG encoded by the coding sequence ATGGCGACTTTCCGGAAGGACTACTACGAGATCCTCGGCGTCCCACGCAACGCCACGCTGGAGGAGATCAAGCAGGCCTATCGACGGCTGGCCCGCCAGTATCACCCGGATGTCAACAAGTCGCCGGACGCCGAGGAGAAATTCAAAGAGATCAACGAGGCCTACGCCGTCCTCTCCGATGAGGAGAAGCGACGGATCTATGACATGTATGGCCACGCCGGGCTGGAAGGGCGGGGGCTGCGCCCGGAGTCGGCGGATTTCACGGACCTCTTCGCCGATCTCTTCGAGGATCTCTTCGGATTCGGGGTCCGCACGCGGGCACGGCGGGCGCCCCGGCGCGGTGCGGACCTTCAGACCGAGGTCACGCTGACGTTCGAAGAGGCCGCCCGGGGCGTGGAGAAGGATGTGGAGGTCGTCCGCCACGAGCCATGCCCGCGCTGCCGGGGGAACGGCGCGGAGCCCGGGACCGGCCCGGCCCGCTGCCCGACCTGCGGCGGCATCGGCGAGGTGCGGCGGGTGAGCCAGTCCTTCCTGGGCTCTTTCGTCCAGGTCACCACCTGCCCGACCTGCCAGGGGGCCGGCGAGGTGATCGCCACCCCATGCCGGGAGTGCGGCGGGGAAGGGCGCGTGCTCACCCGTCGTCGCCTCGCCGTCCGCATCCCGGCCGGCGTGGACGACGGGATGCAGATCCGCATCCCCGGGGAGGGGGAGCCGGGGGAGAACGGCGGGCCGCCGGGCAACCTTTACGTCCAGGTCAAAGTCCAGCCTCATCCCTACTTCCGGCGTCGGGGGGATGACCTGATCGTCCAGGTGGCCATCAACGTGGCCCAGGCGGCTCTGGGGGATCGCATCCCGGTCCCCACCCTGGAGGGCGAGGAGCTGGTGGAGATCCCGCCGGGGACCCAGCCGGGGCATGTGATCCGGCTGCGGGGGCGGGGCATCCCCCACCTGCGGCGCAACGGCCGTGGGGACCTGCTGGTGGTCGTCCAGGTGGAGATCCCCACGCGCCTCACCCCGGAGCAGCGACGGCTCTTTCAGGAGCTGGCGCGCACCCTCCCGGCGGGGGGCGCGCAGAAACCGGAGAAAGGGTTCCTGGAGCGCCTGCGGGAGCTTCTCGGCGGATAA
- a CDS encoding nucleotide exchange factor GrpE has protein sequence MEEPKEVMTESAGENTAPAMSPEAPAAEAEVSLVEQLEALRKELEQVRAQAQEYLEGWQRERAAFANYRKRVEAERAQFAAEATALFIRKLLPILDDFERALRTLPDNLRHLTWVEGVALIYRKLQLALESEGVRPIEVKPGDPFDPMLHEAVLYEPAEGFEDGQIVEELQRGYKLGDRVLRPTLVKVARKAEPGSEPSAAEGG, from the coding sequence GTGGAGGAGCCCAAGGAGGTGATGACGGAGAGCGCGGGGGAGAACACGGCCCCCGCGATGTCCCCGGAGGCCCCGGCGGCGGAAGCCGAGGTCTCCCTCGTGGAACAGCTGGAAGCGTTGCGAAAGGAGCTGGAGCAGGTCCGGGCCCAGGCCCAGGAATACCTGGAGGGCTGGCAGCGGGAGCGGGCGGCCTTCGCCAACTACCGCAAGCGAGTGGAGGCCGAGCGGGCCCAGTTCGCCGCGGAGGCCACCGCCCTCTTCATCCGCAAGCTGCTGCCGATCCTGGACGATTTCGAGCGGGCGCTGCGGACCCTCCCGGACAACCTGCGGCATCTCACCTGGGTGGAAGGGGTGGCCCTGATCTACCGCAAGCTGCAGCTGGCCCTGGAATCGGAGGGCGTGCGGCCCATCGAGGTGAAGCCCGGCGATCCCTTCGACCCGATGCTGCACGAGGCGGTGCTCTACGAGCCGGCCGAGGGGTTCGAGGACGGGCAGATCGTGGAGGAGCTGCAGCGCGGCTACAAGCTGGGGGATCGGGTGTTGCGGCCGACCCTGGTGAAGGTCGCCCGCAAGGCCGAGCCCGGGTCGGAACCCTCAGCCGCAGAGGGCGGATAA